A region from the Mycolicibacterium litorale genome encodes:
- a CDS encoding IclR family transcriptional regulator codes for MPGRIQSIERAAAILDVIARAPFGVGVGEIAAALDLAKPTAHGLLATLCAVGYVQRGDGGRYVLGERIRRLGGHRLDTNLLRSVALNWADTLAARTGETVRIGTLDGLEVRVVHHVFRPAAVRQTLDIGRLVPLHATALGKVLLAHTPGLADQAVRAGLDAFTRRTQCTQTDVGAEVRRTRARGWSVTDGEFAPDSAAVGAAIRGPGGQVVAAISVEGRVDSVIGARGPRPSVVEPVRETAEAVSRELAQVKR; via the coding sequence GTGCCCGGGCGAATCCAGTCGATTGAGCGGGCGGCGGCGATCCTCGACGTGATCGCCCGAGCGCCGTTCGGGGTCGGGGTCGGCGAGATCGCCGCGGCACTGGATCTGGCCAAGCCGACCGCGCACGGACTGCTGGCCACCCTGTGCGCGGTCGGCTACGTGCAGCGCGGGGACGGCGGGCGATACGTCCTGGGTGAGCGGATCCGCAGGTTGGGCGGGCACCGGCTCGACACCAACCTGCTGCGCTCGGTGGCGTTGAACTGGGCCGACACCCTGGCCGCCCGCACCGGCGAGACGGTGCGGATCGGCACGCTCGACGGCCTCGAGGTGCGGGTGGTGCACCACGTCTTCCGACCGGCGGCGGTGCGGCAGACCCTCGACATCGGGCGGTTGGTCCCGCTGCACGCCACGGCGCTGGGCAAGGTGCTGTTGGCGCATACGCCTGGACTCGCCGACCAGGCGGTGCGGGCGGGCCTCGACGCGTTCACCCGCCGCACCCAGTGCACACAGACCGACGTCGGCGCCGAGGTGCGACGCACGAGGGCGCGCGGATGGTCGGTCACCGACGGTGAATTCGCGCCGGACTCGGCAGCGGTGGGAGCCGCGATCCGCGGCCCGGGCGGGCAGGTGGTGGCGGCGATCTCGGTGGAGGGGCGCGTCGACTCGGTGATCGGCGCGCGGGGGCCGCGGCCCTCGGTCGTCGAACCCGTGCGCGAGACGGCCGAGGCGGTATCGCGGGAACTCGCGCAGGTCAAGCGGTGA
- the glpK gene encoding glycerol kinase GlpK: MPDFVGAVDQGTTTTRFMVFDHDGRVVARHQLAHDQIMPRRGWVEHDPVQIWERTRTVMTTALRERGLDAADLAAVGIANQRETTVVWDRRTGRPFHHAIVWQDTRTEQAMATLGGTDAAVLIRHRAGLPTATYFSAGKLAWILDHVDGARAAAQRGDALFGTMDTWLLWHLTGGVDGGVHATDVTNASRTMLMDLETLDWDDDLLALFGVPRQMLPEIRSSSGLFGETVADPAGVPIAAAVGDQQAAMIGQLCLSTGEAKNTYGTGNFLLLNTGAQLVRSTSGLLTTVCYRFGDEPPAYALEGSIAVTGSAVQWLRDQLGIIDCAEQSESLAATVEDNGGVYFVPAFSGMFAPYWRADARGAIVGLTRFNTGAHLARATLEAICYQSRDVAEAMSADSGVRLEVLKVDGGVTANELCMQIQADVLGVPVSRPVVAETTALGAAYAAGLAVGFWKDADELRANWQESRRWHPRWTPQQRADGLRGWRKAVDRSFDWVEFE; encoded by the coding sequence ATGCCGGATTTCGTCGGCGCCGTGGACCAGGGCACCACCACCACGCGGTTCATGGTCTTCGACCACGACGGTCGCGTGGTCGCCCGTCACCAGCTGGCCCACGACCAGATCATGCCGCGGCGCGGTTGGGTGGAACACGATCCGGTGCAGATCTGGGAGCGCACCCGCACGGTCATGACGACCGCGCTGCGCGAACGCGGGCTCGACGCGGCGGATCTCGCGGCCGTGGGGATCGCCAACCAGCGGGAGACCACGGTGGTGTGGGACCGGCGCACGGGCAGACCGTTCCACCACGCGATCGTCTGGCAGGACACCCGAACCGAGCAGGCCATGGCCACGCTGGGCGGCACCGACGCCGCCGTCCTGATCCGGCACCGTGCGGGATTGCCTACGGCGACGTACTTCTCGGCCGGGAAGCTGGCCTGGATTCTCGACCACGTCGACGGCGCGCGGGCCGCGGCGCAGCGCGGTGACGCCCTGTTCGGCACGATGGACACCTGGCTGCTGTGGCATCTCACCGGCGGTGTGGACGGCGGTGTGCACGCCACCGACGTCACCAACGCCAGCCGCACCATGCTGATGGACCTCGAAACGCTGGACTGGGACGACGATCTGCTCGCGCTGTTCGGCGTGCCGCGACAGATGCTGCCCGAGATCCGCTCCAGCAGCGGTCTTTTCGGTGAGACGGTGGCAGATCCGGCCGGTGTCCCGATCGCGGCGGCGGTCGGCGACCAGCAGGCCGCGATGATCGGGCAGCTGTGCCTGTCGACGGGCGAGGCCAAGAACACCTACGGCACCGGCAACTTCCTGCTGCTCAACACCGGTGCGCAGCTGGTGCGTTCGACCAGCGGGTTGCTCACCACGGTGTGTTACCGCTTCGGTGACGAGCCGCCGGCGTACGCGCTGGAGGGGTCGATCGCGGTCACCGGCTCGGCCGTACAGTGGCTGCGCGATCAGCTCGGGATCATCGACTGCGCCGAGCAGAGCGAATCGCTGGCCGCCACGGTCGAGGACAACGGCGGCGTGTATTTCGTCCCCGCCTTCTCCGGCATGTTCGCCCCGTACTGGCGCGCCGACGCGCGCGGCGCCATCGTCGGGCTGACCCGGTTCAACACCGGCGCGCATCTCGCCCGCGCCACGTTGGAGGCGATCTGTTACCAGAGCCGCGATGTCGCCGAGGCGATGTCGGCCGACTCCGGTGTTCGGCTGGAGGTGCTCAAGGTCGACGGCGGGGTCACCGCCAACGAGCTGTGCATGCAGATCCAGGCCGACGTCCTCGGCGTTCCGGTCAGCCGCCCGGTCGTCGCCGAGACCACCGCGCTCGGCGCGGCATACGCCGCGGGGCTGGCCGTCGGCTTCTGGAAGGACGCCGACGAGCTGCGGGCCAACTGGCAGGAGAGCAGGCGGTGGCATCCGCGCTGGACCCCACAGCAGCGCGCCGACGGTCTGCGCGGCTGGCGCAAGGCCGTCGACCGCAGCTTCGACTGGGTCGAATTCGAGTGA
- a CDS encoding FAD-dependent oxidoreductase produces the protein MPDEYDYDVAVIGGGTAGAFAGIAAAATGAKTVIVEQYGYLGGILSLGMNLLGSADAEGYWALGGYPRDIVRDLIKNGHATPPVKDSLFGSILAQDPEPFKIYLLRAAREYGADLLFHTMFLDAEREGNRVTRIKIANKAGISTLRVKNVVDATGDADVVARAGGEFVFGNATDRVTQPVSNIFRVGGVDLDQVWDYLEANPDDRTAPTGWSGEAYTMDYIRNTPGVHLMAFQNLIKKAKAAGDFTLPRNRFGIYTLPGRDDVVINITRVHGIDGTDPWDVSRAEAETQLQTYEAVNFLRKYAPGFQNTYLLSNPHQLGVRETRHIVGEHMLTKEDVLAGRDFEDQLGRGAYPLDIHDTGIGASVLGSKVEGGGITLKHLPRSYGIPKRSLIPNGLDNVAVAGRCISSDHEAAGSVRGQAVCMVSGHAAGTLSAMASRTEGTPLRDIPHQEVQEVLLHQGAVLDRNQLID, from the coding sequence ATGCCTGATGAGTACGACTACGACGTGGCGGTGATCGGCGGCGGTACAGCGGGCGCCTTCGCCGGGATCGCGGCGGCGGCGACAGGCGCCAAGACCGTGATCGTCGAGCAATACGGGTACCTCGGCGGAATCCTGTCCCTCGGTATGAACCTGTTGGGATCGGCCGACGCGGAGGGCTACTGGGCACTCGGCGGGTATCCCCGCGACATCGTGCGCGACCTGATCAAGAACGGGCACGCGACGCCGCCGGTGAAGGACAGCCTGTTCGGCTCGATCCTCGCCCAGGACCCCGAACCGTTCAAGATCTACCTGCTTCGCGCGGCCCGGGAGTACGGCGCGGACCTGCTGTTCCACACCATGTTCCTCGACGCCGAACGTGAGGGGAACCGCGTCACCAGGATCAAGATCGCCAACAAGGCCGGCATCTCGACCCTGCGGGTCAAGAACGTCGTCGACGCCACCGGCGACGCGGACGTCGTCGCCCGCGCCGGCGGGGAGTTCGTGTTCGGCAACGCCACCGACCGGGTGACCCAGCCGGTCAGCAACATCTTCCGCGTGGGTGGCGTCGACCTGGATCAGGTGTGGGACTACCTCGAGGCGAACCCCGACGACCGCACCGCGCCGACCGGCTGGTCCGGTGAGGCGTACACGATGGACTACATCCGCAACACGCCCGGCGTCCACCTGATGGCGTTCCAGAACCTCATCAAGAAGGCCAAGGCGGCGGGTGACTTCACGTTGCCGCGCAACCGGTTCGGGATCTACACCCTGCCCGGGCGCGACGACGTCGTCATCAACATCACCCGCGTCCACGGCATCGACGGCACCGACCCGTGGGACGTCAGCCGCGCCGAGGCCGAAACCCAGCTGCAGACCTACGAAGCCGTGAACTTCCTGCGCAAGTACGCACCGGGTTTCCAGAACACCTATCTGCTGTCGAATCCGCATCAGCTCGGGGTGCGCGAAACCCGCCACATCGTCGGTGAACACATGCTGACCAAGGAGGACGTGCTCGCGGGCCGCGACTTCGAGGACCAGCTGGGCCGCGGCGCCTACCCGCTCGACATCCACGACACCGGCATCGGGGCCAGCGTCCTCGGCAGCAAGGTCGAGGGCGGCGGCATCACCCTCAAGCACCTGCCGCGCTCGTACGGCATCCCCAAGCGCAGCCTGATCCCCAACGGCCTGGACAACGTGGCCGTCGCAGGCCGGTGCATCAGCTCCGACCACGAAGCGGCCGGATCCGTACGCGGGCAGGCGGTGTGCATGGTCAGCGGCCACGCCGCGGGCACCCTCTCGGCGATGGCGTCGCGCACCGAGGGAACCCCGCTGCGCGACATCCCGCACCAGGAGGTCCAGGAGGTGCTGCTGCACCAGGGCGCGGTACTGGACCGCAACCAGTTGATCGACTGA
- a CDS encoding MFS transporter: MARAGQVDQEPESTPIRRVAAASLIGTTIEWYDFYIYGAASATVVGALFFPGFSTLAGTLAAFSTFAVGFVARPLGGAFFGHFGDRIGRKKMLIYSLLLMGVATFAIGLLPTFDAIGIWAPILLVTLRFVQGFAVGGEWGGAVIMAVEHAPANRRGFYGSWPQMGVPIGLLLSTGLFALFSSMPSDAFETWGWRVPFLLSALLVAVGMFIRLRIVETPVFAEVQKAGEVAKVPFVEMVRSHSKSVLLAGGIYLGHGVLFYVLSVFTLSWVTSQLGMPRSTFFTAVMIAAACQAVLVPMFGRLSDALGRRQVYAGGAVGAMLFAFPLFWLIETEQPILVWISVVAVLGVAHPAMYAPTAALYADLFPPRIRYSGASLGYQLGGATVGFVPLFAASIVGWAGGASWPISLLIVASTIIGLISIMIAKPAYADFPERSKGVSPNLIRRSARPRRRREATQYAIDDHPDEGEDQICLMSTTTTWR, encoded by the coding sequence ATGGCACGTGCCGGACAGGTTGATCAGGAACCGGAGTCGACACCGATCAGGCGAGTGGCCGCGGCCAGCCTGATCGGCACGACGATCGAGTGGTACGACTTCTACATCTACGGCGCGGCATCGGCGACGGTCGTGGGCGCCCTGTTCTTCCCGGGCTTCTCCACGCTGGCCGGAACACTGGCCGCCTTCAGCACGTTCGCCGTCGGCTTCGTCGCCCGCCCCCTCGGTGGCGCGTTCTTCGGCCATTTCGGTGACCGGATCGGCCGCAAGAAGATGCTGATCTACAGCCTGCTGCTGATGGGTGTCGCGACGTTCGCGATCGGCCTGCTGCCCACCTTCGACGCCATCGGCATCTGGGCGCCGATCCTGCTGGTGACGCTGCGGTTCGTCCAGGGCTTCGCCGTCGGCGGCGAATGGGGCGGTGCGGTCATCATGGCCGTCGAGCACGCCCCGGCGAACCGGCGCGGCTTCTACGGCAGTTGGCCGCAGATGGGTGTGCCGATCGGCCTGCTGCTGTCGACCGGCCTGTTCGCCCTGTTCTCCTCGATGCCCTCCGACGCGTTCGAGACCTGGGGATGGCGAGTTCCGTTCCTGCTCAGTGCCCTTCTGGTCGCCGTCGGTATGTTCATCCGCCTGCGGATCGTCGAGACGCCGGTCTTCGCCGAGGTCCAGAAGGCCGGGGAGGTCGCGAAGGTGCCGTTCGTCGAGATGGTCCGTTCGCACTCCAAGAGCGTGCTGCTCGCCGGCGGCATCTACCTCGGCCACGGTGTGCTGTTCTACGTGCTGAGCGTGTTCACGCTGTCGTGGGTCACCAGCCAACTCGGCATGCCCCGCAGCACCTTCTTCACCGCGGTGATGATCGCCGCAGCCTGCCAGGCGGTGCTGGTGCCGATGTTCGGCCGGCTGTCGGATGCCCTGGGCCGCAGGCAGGTCTACGCCGGCGGTGCGGTTGGGGCCATGCTGTTCGCCTTCCCGCTGTTCTGGCTGATCGAGACCGAACAGCCGATCCTCGTGTGGATCTCGGTGGTCGCCGTCCTCGGTGTCGCGCATCCGGCGATGTACGCCCCGACCGCCGCGCTCTACGCTGACCTGTTCCCGCCCCGCATCCGCTACAGCGGCGCCTCGCTGGGTTACCAGTTGGGCGGGGCCACAGTGGGTTTCGTACCGCTGTTCGCCGCATCGATCGTCGGCTGGGCCGGCGGCGCGTCGTGGCCGATCTCGCTGCTGATCGTCGCCAGCACCATCATCGGCCTGATCTCCATCATGATCGCCAAACCCGCCTACGCCGATTTCCCGGAACGGTCGAAAGGTGTTTCCCCGAACCTGATTCGGCGGTCGGCTCGCCCGCGCCGACGCCGTGAGGCCACGCAGTACGCAATAGATGATCACCCAGATGAAGGAGAAGACCAGATATGCCTGATGAGTACGACTACGACGTGGCGGTGA
- the glpK gene encoding glycerol kinase GlpK, producing the protein MSARYIVSIDQGTTSTRCIVFDSSGRLVAVTQREHRQHFPAAGRVEHDAAEIWRNLARSLPQALAQAGITAAQVVGIGIANQRETTVVWDRFTGRPVGHALVWQDTRTDALVGRLRARPDAEMVRPRCGLPLMSYFAAPRITWLLEEDPRLRDRAERGELLFGTMESWLIWNLTGGVDGGVHATDVTNASRTLLMNLSTLDWDDDLLEFFAIPRAMLPQIRSSGAVFGHTAIEPAGIPIAAALGDQQAALFGQTCFSPGDTKCTYGSGAFLLQNTGTEPVHSANGLLTTVGYRILDEPAHYALEGSIAVTGSLVQWLRDQLGIIESAPEVETLASSVADNGGCYVVPAFSGLFAPRWRAEARGVIVGLTSFVTKGHLARAVLEATAWQTREVVEAMDTDARLPVRELKVDGGMTSNNLLMQTIADALDLPVVRPLVAETVSRGAAFAAGLVTGYWSDMSALRRHWHRAAQWTPERTARWRDTEYADWQRAAALTYNWAVRRDAD; encoded by the coding sequence GTGAGCGCGCGCTACATCGTGTCCATCGACCAGGGCACCACCTCGACCCGGTGCATCGTGTTCGACTCCTCCGGACGCCTGGTGGCGGTCACCCAGCGCGAGCACCGCCAGCACTTCCCAGCAGCAGGCCGGGTCGAACACGACGCCGCCGAGATCTGGCGCAACCTCGCCCGTTCCCTGCCCCAGGCGTTGGCGCAGGCGGGGATCACCGCAGCGCAGGTGGTGGGGATCGGGATCGCCAACCAGCGCGAGACCACGGTCGTGTGGGACCGGTTCACCGGCCGTCCCGTCGGCCACGCCCTGGTGTGGCAGGACACCCGCACCGACGCCCTCGTCGGCAGGTTACGGGCCCGCCCGGACGCCGAGATGGTGCGTCCTCGGTGCGGGCTTCCGCTGATGAGCTACTTCGCCGCACCCCGCATCACCTGGCTGCTCGAAGAGGATCCACGGCTGCGTGACCGCGCCGAACGCGGTGAGCTGCTGTTCGGCACGATGGAGAGCTGGCTGATCTGGAACCTCACCGGTGGCGTCGACGGAGGCGTGCATGCCACCGACGTCACCAATGCCAGCCGCACGCTGCTGATGAACCTGTCGACACTCGACTGGGACGACGACCTGCTCGAGTTCTTCGCGATCCCGCGGGCGATGCTGCCGCAGATCCGCTCCAGCGGTGCGGTATTCGGTCACACGGCGATAGAGCCCGCGGGGATTCCGATCGCCGCGGCGCTCGGGGACCAGCAGGCCGCGCTGTTCGGGCAGACGTGCTTCTCCCCCGGCGACACCAAATGCACGTACGGATCAGGGGCCTTCCTGCTGCAGAACACCGGGACCGAGCCGGTGCACTCGGCGAACGGGCTGCTCACCACGGTCGGCTACCGGATCCTCGACGAACCCGCGCACTACGCGCTGGAGGGTTCGATCGCGGTGACCGGCTCACTGGTGCAGTGGCTGCGCGACCAACTCGGCATCATCGAGTCCGCCCCCGAAGTCGAGACGCTGGCGAGCTCTGTCGCCGACAACGGCGGCTGCTATGTGGTGCCGGCGTTCTCCGGTCTGTTCGCGCCGCGGTGGCGGGCCGAGGCGCGCGGGGTCATCGTCGGTCTCACCTCGTTCGTCACCAAGGGCCACCTGGCCCGGGCGGTTCTGGAGGCGACCGCCTGGCAGACCCGCGAGGTCGTCGAGGCGATGGACACCGATGCCCGGCTGCCGGTACGCGAGTTGAAGGTCGACGGCGGAATGACCTCGAACAACCTGCTCATGCAGACCATCGCCGACGCTCTCGACCTGCCGGTGGTGCGGCCGCTGGTCGCCGAAACCGTCTCGCGCGGGGCGGCTTTCGCGGCCGGCCTGGTCACCGGCTACTGGTCGGACATGTCGGCGCTGCGCCGGCACTGGCATCGCGCGGCGCAGTGGACGCCGGAGCGGACCGCCCGGTGGCGCGACACCGAGTACGCCGACTGGCAGCGCGCGGCCGCGTTGACCTACAACTGGGCGGTCCGCCGCGACGCGGACTGA